In Terriglobus aquaticus, the genomic window ACGGACAAGATTCGCGACCTGATCGGACCCGGCGGCAAGGTGATTCGCGGCATCATCGAAGCGACGCAGGTGAAGATCGACGTGGACGACTCGGGCAAGGTGGATGTTTCGTCCTCCGATCCGGATGGTCTGGCACGCGCGATCCAGATGATCAGCGACCTGACCGCTGTGCCCGAGGTGGGCAAGACCTATTTGGGCAAGGTGGTTCGGCTGGCGGAGTTCGGCGCGTTTGTCGAGATCTTCCCCGGCACCGATGGCCTGCTGCACGTCTCCGAAATCGCGGAACATCGCGTGAAGGACGTGAAGGATGAGCTTCGCGAAGGCGATCAGGTCCTGGTGCGGGTGCTTGCCATTGAGGGCAACCGCATCAAGCTGTCCCGCAAGGCTGTTCTGAAGGAGCAGCGCGCGAAGCTGGGCCTGCCCGAGCCGGAAGCGCAGCAAGGTGGCGAGGGTCGCGGCGAGCGCGGTGATAATCGTCGCGAACGCGGTGGCGAACGTTCCGAGCGTCAGGAGCGTGCTCCGCGTCCTGAGCGTACCGCGCCAGCGCCAAGCGCGGAGACGATCACGCTTGAGGGTGGTGAGGACTTCGAAGACGAAGACCTGGACGACCTGGACGTGGACGACGCCGAGGGCGACGAAGGTGGTGAGGAGGCAGCAGGCTCCGATACCGCAGCGGAAGGCAGTGGCGCACCGCAGGGTCAGCGTTCCGGACGGCGTCGCCGTCGTCGCGGTGGTCGCCGCGGCGGACCGGGTGGTGGTGCGAACCCGGGCAACGGCGCACCTCGCGCGTAAGCGTGCAGCACGCATACAGAAGGGCCTCGGCAATGCGCCGAGGCCCTTCGCTTTTGTGTTGCGGCCCTTACTTCGTCGCGGGGATGGTGACCGGCTGCACTGGAACCACAGGCATGCTGATGGTGCTGGATGAGTAGATACGCTGCGTCGCCTTCTGGTAGTCGGCGGCTTTGGCGTCGAAGATGTTCGGCACAAAGGTCTGCGGATTGCGGTCGTAAAGCGGGAACCAGGTGGACTGCACCTGAACCATGATGCGGTGGCCCGGCTGGAAGACGTGGTTGACCTGCGGAAGGCCGAACTTGAACTCCTCCGGCTGATTCGGCTTCAGAGCTTCGGGCTTTTCGAAGCTCTTGCGATAGCGGCCTCGGAAGATGTCCATGCTGATCGGCAGTTCGTAGCCGTTCATCTCCAGGTTCTGCTGATTGCCGTCCGGGAAGACGTCGATGATCTTTACGACCCAATCTGAGTCGGTGCCGCTGCTGGAAGCGACGAGGTTTGCGGTGGGTTCGCCGCTGACGCGCATGGCTTCCTTCAGCGGTGCCGTTTGCCAGGTCAACACGTCTGGCCGGCCGTCCACGAATCGTTGATCCAGGACGAGCCACTGTCCCCAATCCGATCCCGTGACGGGGCGTGGCGAGTAGGGGACCGGCTTGGCCGGGTCCGAGACGTAATCAGTGAACTTGCTTCGACTCTCGGCCTGCTTGTCGAAGGAGAGGGTGCCGTCGGCGTGCAGATAGAGGGGCTTGGTCGGCTGTTCACAACCGGCTTCACAACTGAGCGGCCACTTGCTGAAGCGGTCCCAGTGATCCTCACCTGTGTTGTAGATGTACACGGGAGGTGTATCTGCCTTGGCGGAGCCATCCTTCAGGTACTGATTGAAGAAGGGAAGCAGGACGTCCTGACGATAGTTTGCGGTGGTGTCGCCATCCCAGATGAGTGGACCGAGGGAGCGACCCTCGCGGTTGACCTGGCTGTGACGCCACGGTCCCATGACGAGATAGTTCTTGTCGTTGTTCGTGTCCTTGGGTTCCACGGCGCGATAGCTGTGAATCGCGCCCCACATGTCTTCCTGGTCCCACAAACCCTGCAGCCACAGCGTGGGGACGGTCAACGGCTTCTGGGCGATCAGCTTATCGAGTGCCTGGCTTTGCCAGAAGCTGTCGTACGCGGGGTGTTCCTCGACCGTGCGCCAGAAGGGCAGTTGATCCTGGCCCTGGGCGCGGGCGAAATCTCCCGCGGAGCCCTTGCTGAGGAAGCTGGAGTAATCGTCGCGCTGCTCGTGCTGCACGCGGGAGCCGGCGCCGCGTGCGGAAGTCTGAGCAATGAAGTAGTCGAGCATGCGCTGGCGAAACGCGCCGTAGTGGAACCAGTCGTCGCCCATCCAGCCATCGACCATGGGGCTTTCGGGCGAGGCGACCTTGAGCGCGGGGTGCGGGTTCAGCAAGGCCATGACAACGGTGAAGCCCTCATAGGACGACCCGATCATGCCGACTTTGCCGTTGGACTCGGGGACGTTCTTAACCAGCCAATCGATGGTGTCGTAGGCGTCCATGGTGTCGTCGGCGCCGGTGGGATTCCACGGTCCTACGGGCGGCGGGGTCATCAGGTATTTGCCTTCTGACCCGTACTTTCCGCGGACGTCCTGGTAGACGCGTATGTAGCCGGCGCGCACGAACACCTCGTCGCTGAGTGGTAGCTCGTCCACCATGTGGGGCGAGTGCGGACGTGGAGAGGCATCGCGTTCTCCGGAGGCCCCGGCGACGCGGGCGTTTCGTCCTGCCTGGGCAGGTGCTGGCGCGGCTTCGCTTCCGGTGGCGGTGGGGACACGGGACGCGGATGCGCGCGCCCCCGCGTTGTAGCAGGTCCGTGTGAGGACCATGGGCGCACCCTTTGCGCCTTTGGGCACCACGATGACGGCGAAAAGCTTTGTTCCGTCGCGCATGGGGATCATGACTTCGCGGCGGTCGTAATCATACTGCACGGCAGGCGCGACGAACGGCTGCTGCTTCGGTGCGGTGAAGCTGGTGGGGATGTCATTGTCAGTGACGCGCGGTTGAGGTGCTGCCTGGCTTTGAGCGGTGGCGACGGCCGATAGCGCCAGGCCGGTTGCAACACAAACTGCCGCGCGGCAGAGGCTTCTCTGCAAAGAAATCATGATCGTTCCTTGTGCCTGGGCACACGGGTGCCACGGCTGGTATGAGGAGGATGTGGAGCGAGTATATGGGAGACGCCGGGACAAGCCTGCAAGTCTCACGGCTGCGCCGGCGAAGGCTGCTAGGATGACGCACATGCTTCCTCGCGTTCTCGGTGCGGCCCTGATCTTTGCGATGACACTCTCTGCTCAAACCTCAGCACCTGCACCCACCGTGGCGAGGCCCGGACAGTGGGCCATCGTCGTGCACGGAGGCGCGGGCGTGATCGAACGCTCGTCCATGACACCGGAGCGGGACAAGGCGTATCGCGCGGGTGTGACGCATGCGATCGAAGCGGCAGAAGCTGTGCTGAATCGCAATGGCGATGCGATCGATGCGGTCGAGGCGGCGCTGAAGGTGTTTGAGGATGATCCGCTGTTCAACTGCGGTAAAGGCGCGGTGTTCACGGCGAAGGGGACCAACGAACTGGATGCGGCCATCATGGACGGCAAGACGATGAAGGCCGGCGCCGTGGCGGAAGTGACACACACGAAGAATCCGATTTCCTTGGCGAAAGCCGTGATGCTGCAGTCGCCGCACGTGTTCCTGGTGGGCGCGGGAGCCGACGAATTCGCGGCAAGTGTTGGGTTGGAGCAGGTGCCAAACAGCTACTTCTTCACCGAGCGGCGGTGGGAGTCGTTCGTGAACCAGATGAAGAAAGAGGGCCGTCCGGTCCCGCCGCGGCCCGCGGGTGCTCCGCCCGCGCCGGGCGCGCCGCAGGCTGACCTGGAGACGCCCGATGCACACAAATACGGCACAACCGGTATTGCCGTGCGAGACCGGAGGGGCAACGTGGCCGCCGGAACGACGACGGGCGGAACGCAGGGCAAGCAGTTCGGTCGAGTCGGAGATACCCCGGTGATTGGTGCAGGAACCTACGCTTCGAACGACTCGTGCGCAGTGTCGGCGACGGGAACAGGGGAGTACTTCATTCGGCTCACGGTAGCCAGTCGGATTTGTTCCCTGGTGCAGTACCGCGGCATGCCGCTGCAGGCCGCCATGGACGAGGTGGGGCAGAAGCAGTTGACCGCGATTCACGGAGATGGTGGAGTGATCGGCCTGACGCCGGACGGCCAAATGGCCTGGAGCTTTAACACGCCGGGAATGTTCCGGGGCAAGCTGGTGGAAGGTGGACAGATTCAGCTCGGCATCTACCGGGACGAGCCGTAGATGGTTCGCGACATCGCATCCTGACGGAGAGGCGGCAGGCGCGTAACGGCTACACTCAACAGCAGATGGCTGCATCCATGTACATCGTCGTTGAGGGCGAAGACCCGGGGTACGACATCTATGTCAACGGTCGTGCGCTGGCGCGGAACGAAGACGCGCTTGAGAAGCTTGCGAGATCGCTGCAGGTTCGACCGCTGATCGACTTCTTCTCCGCAGACCAGAACTCCATGGCGCTGTTGATTGAAGAGGGCGCGGGCGACCCTCGATTGCTGGACAGGCTGCCACCGCCACAGTGGTTCGCACCGGAAGAGGGTTTGGCCTCGGTGGAAGCGCTGCTGGAAACACTGCGGCAGGAACCTGCTCAACTGGGAAGCGAGTCAGAGCTGATTCGCGAGGAACTGGACGAATACGCGACCGTGCTGCGGAAGACGGTGGAGCGCAAGCTCCGCTGGCACCTGGCCGTGAGTTGGAGGTAGGCAATGATTGTGACCGAACCACAGGCGGTGGAGCTAAGCACTCCCTATGGGCCGATGCGGACGCACGTGGTGCGACCGGTTGCAGAGGGACGCTATCCGGCGGTCCTGTTTTATTCGGAGATCTTCCAGATTACGGCTCCGATTCGGCGCACAGCCGCCATGATTGCCGGGCATGGCTACCTGGTGCTGATGCCCGAGGTTTACCACGAATTTGAACCGGCTGGAACGGTGCTGGCCTACGACCAGGCTGGCAGCGATCGCGGAAACCAGTGGAAATATGAGAAGGAGCTGGCGAGCTACGACGCCGATACCCGTGCGCTGATTGAGCACGCCCTACAGCGAGAGGATTGCAACGGAGCCATCGGAGCGCTCGGCATCTGCCTGGGCGGGCACCTGAGCTTTCGCGCTGCCATGGAGCGGGAGGTGCAGGGGAGCGTGTGTTTCTATGGCACGGACATCGCGCAGGGATCTCTGGGCAAAGGCAAGAAGGACGATTCGCTGCAGCGTGCACAGGAGATCCGGGGCGAGCTGCTGATGATCTGGGGCAGACAGGACCCGCACATTCCGCTGGATGCCCGCCGGAAGATTTTGGCCAGGCTGGACGAGCTGAACCTGAAATTTAGCTGGCACGAGGTAAATGGGGCCCACGCCTTCATGCGCGACGAAGGTGCGCGGTACGATCCGGAGCTAGCACTCCTGCTGTATCGCGAGACCCTGGATTTCTTTCGTCGCACGCTGCGCGAACCGGTGCGAAGCTAGCCGCGTTGCGGCGGCTGCTCAGGCGAGATAGCTCTTGATCCAGGGGTCTTCCGAGTGCGTCAGTTGCAGGGTGCTGCCCTGGAAGACAATCTTTCCTTCGTTGAGGATCAGGAAGCTGGTCTTCTCATCGACTCCGCCGTTGGGGATGGGCACCATCTTGTCGACGCCCGGATCGAAATGGTGCGTGGCGAGGGTGAAAGCGTCCTGCAGACGATGCGTGATCATCAGGGCCGTGGTGTGGCTGATGTCCCGCTGCTTGGCCACCAACTCGACGATGGCAGTGGACGTGATGGGATCGAGGCCGCCGGTGGGCGAATCGTACAGGATCAGGTCAGGATTGGTGATGATGGCGCGAGCAATCGAGACGCGACGCCGCATGCCGCCGGAAAGTTCCGAGGGGAACTTTGAGATCGCCTGTCCGAGAAGGACGAAGTTGAGGGACTCTTCGACGCGGCGATGAGTCTCGGCTGGGTCGACGCCCTCTTCGTTGAGGCGATAAGCTACGTTGTCTTCCACGGTCATGGAGTCGAACAGGGCCGATTCCTGGAAGACCATGCCAACGCGCCGCCGTAGTGCAAAGAGATCGTGCTCCGACATGGAGGTGATCTCCTGGCCGAAGACGCAGATACTTCCGCTGTCTGGCTTGATGAGTCCCTCGGCGAGTTTCATCAGAACGCTCTTGCCGCTGCCTGCCGGACCGAGCAGGATGCAGGTTTCGGCCGCGCAGATCTCAAACGAGATATCGTCCAAGACTCTGTTGCGATCGAACGACAGGCAGACATTGCGGAACGAAAGCACCGGCTCGTTCGCATTCACCGCTGGTTGTTCCTTCGGGTCCGGAGAGTCAGACATCGCTATCCCCCGAAGAACACGATCATCAGGCGGCTGAGCAGGAAGTCCACCACGATGATGAAGACGTTCGCCACAACCACGGCCTGGGTAGTCGCTTTGCCGACGCCCTGGGTACCGCCCTTGGTCGACATGCCGAAGTAGCAGCCGACGCTGGCGAGGATGAAGCCGAAGAAGACGGGCTTGACCAGGCCTTGCACCACATCGCCGTAGACCAGAGCGCGGTAGCTAGAGTGGAGATAGGACGAGATGTTCAAGCCCAGAAGCGAGACGCTGACCAGGGCACCGCCAGCCATGCCTACCGTATCGGACAGGATGGTCAGGAACAGGAGCATGAAAACCGTCGCTGCGATACGGGGCAACACCAGCTTGCGCACGGGGTCCACCCCAAGCGCTCGCATCGCGTCCACCTGTTCGGTGACCTGCATGGAGCCGAGTTCGGACGCCATACCCGACGAGTTCCGGCCGGCCATCATGAGGCCGGTGAGCACAGGTCCCAACTCCTTGACCATACT contains:
- a CDS encoding isoaspartyl peptidase/L-asparaginase family protein, translated to MLPRVLGAALIFAMTLSAQTSAPAPTVARPGQWAIVVHGGAGVIERSSMTPERDKAYRAGVTHAIEAAEAVLNRNGDAIDAVEAALKVFEDDPLFNCGKGAVFTAKGTNELDAAIMDGKTMKAGAVAEVTHTKNPISLAKAVMLQSPHVFLVGAGADEFAASVGLEQVPNSYFFTERRWESFVNQMKKEGRPVPPRPAGAPPAPGAPQADLETPDAHKYGTTGIAVRDRRGNVAAGTTTGGTQGKQFGRVGDTPVIGAGTYASNDSCAVSATGTGEYFIRLTVASRICSLVQYRGMPLQAAMDEVGQKQLTAIHGDGGVIGLTPDGQMAWSFNTPGMFRGKLVEGGQIQLGIYRDEP
- a CDS encoding CocE/NonD family hydrolase, with protein sequence MISLQRSLCRAAVCVATGLALSAVATAQSQAAPQPRVTDNDIPTSFTAPKQQPFVAPAVQYDYDRREVMIPMRDGTKLFAVIVVPKGAKGAPMVLTRTCYNAGARASASRVPTATGSEAAPAPAQAGRNARVAGASGERDASPRPHSPHMVDELPLSDEVFVRAGYIRVYQDVRGKYGSEGKYLMTPPPVGPWNPTGADDTMDAYDTIDWLVKNVPESNGKVGMIGSSYEGFTVVMALLNPHPALKVASPESPMVDGWMGDDWFHYGAFRQRMLDYFIAQTSARGAGSRVQHEQRDDYSSFLSKGSAGDFARAQGQDQLPFWRTVEEHPAYDSFWQSQALDKLIAQKPLTVPTLWLQGLWDQEDMWGAIHSYRAVEPKDTNNDKNYLVMGPWRHSQVNREGRSLGPLIWDGDTTANYRQDVLLPFFNQYLKDGSAKADTPPVYIYNTGEDHWDRFSKWPLSCEAGCEQPTKPLYLHADGTLSFDKQAESRSKFTDYVSDPAKPVPYSPRPVTGSDWGQWLVLDQRFVDGRPDVLTWQTAPLKEAMRVSGEPTANLVASSSGTDSDWVVKIIDVFPDGNQQNLEMNGYELPISMDIFRGRYRKSFEKPEALKPNQPEEFKFGLPQVNHVFQPGHRIMVQVQSTWFPLYDRNPQTFVPNIFDAKAADYQKATQRIYSSSTISMPVVPVQPVTIPATK
- a CDS encoding MlaE family ABC transporter permease, with amino-acid sequence MTLFSPTELAKRWILALQEYSLLVFRAVSSFFSPPIYWGDIFLQMDSIGFGSLPIVLLTGFFTGCVLALQSETGLKQFGAVSMTGRLVALSMVKELGPVLTGLMMAGRNSSGMASELGSMQVTEQVDAMRALGVDPVRKLVLPRIAATVFMLLFLTILSDTVGMAGGALVSVSLLGLNISSYLHSSYRALVYGDVVQGLVKPVFFGFILASVGCYFGMSTKGGTQGVGKATTQAVVVANVFIIVVDFLLSRLMIVFFGG
- a CDS encoding dienelactone hydrolase family protein → MIVTEPQAVELSTPYGPMRTHVVRPVAEGRYPAVLFYSEIFQITAPIRRTAAMIAGHGYLVLMPEVYHEFEPAGTVLAYDQAGSDRGNQWKYEKELASYDADTRALIEHALQREDCNGAIGALGICLGGHLSFRAAMEREVQGSVCFYGTDIAQGSLGKGKKDDSLQRAQEIRGELLMIWGRQDPHIPLDARRKILARLDELNLKFSWHEVNGAHAFMRDEGARYDPELALLLYRETLDFFRRTLREPVRS
- a CDS encoding ABC transporter ATP-binding protein, translating into MSDSPDPKEQPAVNANEPVLSFRNVCLSFDRNRVLDDISFEICAAETCILLGPAGSGKSVLMKLAEGLIKPDSGSICVFGQEITSMSEHDLFALRRRVGMVFQESALFDSMTVEDNVAYRLNEEGVDPAETHRRVEESLNFVLLGQAISKFPSELSGGMRRRVSIARAIITNPDLILYDSPTGGLDPITSTAIVELVAKQRDISHTTALMITHRLQDAFTLATHHFDPGVDKMVPIPNGGVDEKTSFLILNEGKIVFQGSTLQLTHSEDPWIKSYLA